Genomic DNA from Candidatus Cloacimonas sp.:
CAATCTGTTTATAGAAAAAGATGATTTCAGCGAAAATCCTGCTAAGGGTTGGTTTCGTCTTGCTTTAGGCAAAGAAGTTCGCTTAAAATATGCTTATTATATCACCTGCAATGAAGTAATCAAAAATGAACAGGGTGAAATTATAGAATTACTTTGCACTTACGATGAAAAATCACGCGGGGGTTGGACTGCAGATGGACGCAAAGTGAAAGGCACTTTACATTGGGTTTGTGCAGAGAGCGCTATACCTGTAGAATTGCGTTTATATGACCGTCTGTTTACTTTAGCCGATATGAGTGATATGGAAGCAGGAAAGACCTATCAGGATTATTTGAATCCCAATTCTTTGATTAGGAAACAAAACTGTTTAGCGGAAGAGAACTTGCAGAATGCCAAGACAGGTGATCGCTATCAGTTCTTAAGGATTGGCTATTTCAATACCGATGATGACAGTAAGCCGGAAGCATTAGTATTTAATCGTATTGTGGATTTAAGAGACAGCTGGGCTAAGCTCAGCAAGAAAAAATAACAGGAGGATATTATGGTTTACAAGGTTGTGCTTGTAAAAGTTGATCAGCGTAGCACTGAAGCTACCAAAGTTCAGGAGATTTTAACAAAGTATGGATGCAATATTCGCGTCCGTTTGGGCTTACACGAGGTATCCAATGAGTTCTGTGCCAATGATGGTTTAGTTGTTTTGGAAGTTCAAGGCGAGCAGAACATTTTGGATAATATGCTTGGCGAACTGAATGCGCTGAAGTTTGTCCAAGCTAAGTTAATTGAAATGTAACTATTTCCAAGTGTAGTTTCCTGTAGTTCCCCGCAAAGCATAATAAATAAACTGAGCGGGAAAAAGCAGAATTTGCACAGGATACAAAAAGCCGAGTTTGCTTCTTCCAATTTGTTTTAAATGACTTTGTGAAAAAGCAAATTCGGCTGTTGTTTTCAGCAGCAGAGAAAACTTCAGGGCAGGCGAGGATTTTTTTCTTATTCCTTGCCCCAAAGCAAGATAAAACAGGCAAAAATAGCAAAAGATAAACAGGCAAAGCCCTTTCAGCCACCAGGGGTAATATTGGAATTTGGAAGCTCTGCGGATATTTGTTTGGTGATGTTTTTTGCTGTCCGTTCCTTCTATGGATATAACTTGCATTCCCTTTTCCGGATTGTATGCAGCTTTTCTAATCCGGGGCATCATCTTCATTAAAAGTAAATCATCATCTCCCGAAAGCAAATGCCCAATTCCCGTAAAACCACCACTCTCAAAAAAGGTTTTCTTACGGTAAACCATATTACAGGCGCTGCTGGTAAAAGGAATTTTATAATATAAACCAGCGGCAGCCAGAGCATAATAAATGCTGCGCTCAAAATTTACCGGACGGAAAATGCTGCTGTCCGATTCTTTTTTCAAGACCGAATAGGAAAGCAGGTAATCCGTGTCTTTAGTAAAAGAACGGTTAATTTCGCGCAGCCAGGAAACAGGTAGAATACAATCGGCATCGGTAAATGCCAGGATATCATACTCAGCGGCTTCTATACCTTGTTGCAGGGCAGCTTTTTTTCCTTTTAAGGGTGGGGTCTCACTATAGAAATTTATCACCTTCAGGTTAGATAGAATCTTTTG
This window encodes:
- a CDS encoding glycosyltransferase, with amino-acid sequence MKKCFPFLTMLYSLFLLWLKHGVNKIIAEDRGKAIPEDFQEISIIIAARNELRNLPSLLNSLSQLDYPAEKYEIIIVNDHSDDGSNDLLAKQKILSNLKVINFYSETPPLKGKKAALQQGIEAAEYDILAFTDADCILPVSWLREINRSFTKDTDYLLSYSVLKKESDSSIFRPVNFERSIYYALAAAGLYYKIPFTSSACNMVYRKKTFFESGGFTGIGHLLSGDDDLLLMKMMPRIRKAAYNPEKGMQVISIEGTDSKKHHQTNIRRASKFQYYPWWLKGLCLFIFCYFCLFYLALGQGIRKKSSPALKFSLLLKTTAEFAFSQSHLKQIGRSKLGFLYPVQILLFPAQFIYYALRGTTGNYTWK